The genome window TTCCGTTGAGTACAACCGTTAATGTTCCAATGTGGCATCAAGTAGTCACTATTCCAGTCGAGGACGCTTTTCGTGGTCACGTCATGCGCGTCGATTGCGAAATTACGTACACTCTCGACGGCGTTGTAAAAAAAACGTATAATGATAATTTTGAAGGACTCAGCCATTCCGCGTTGACGGTGTTTTGTGCGGATGAAAAATTGCCTGCCATAAAAGGCTGGAAGGTCGGCGACGTACATTATCATTCATCATACACTGACGATCAGGTTGAATTTGGCGCTCCGCTGGATGCTGCAGGAGCAATGGCGGAAGCGATCGGTTTGTCGTTTTTTGCGGCGACGGATCATTCGTACGACCTCGACGACTGCACGGATAATTATTTAGAAAACGATCCGGCATTGCCCAAATGGCTTGCTCAGCAAAAAGAAATCCAGGAATGGAATACCCGCCACAAAGAATGCATAATCATCCCGGGTGAAGAAGTATCCTGCGCAAATATGGCCGGCCGAAATATTCATGCGCTCGTGCTTGGGCATCCGCAATTTCTGCCGGGTTCCGGGGATAGTGCGGAAAAATGGTTTTATACGGACGCGGAATTGTCCGTCGCCGATCTGGCGCGGCGCGCACCGGAAGCGGTGATTATTGCCGCGCATCCGCAGGACCGAGCCTCATGGCTGGAAAAATTTTTCATTCGCCGTGGCCGCTGGACCGATGACGATGTGCGTACCGACGGTGTGCACGGCCTTCAGATACTTAACGGCATCGATAATGAAGCCTTTGCCGACGGCCTGCGCCAATGGATCCGTCTTCTCCTCAAAGGCGAAAAACTTTTCATCTGTGCCGGCAATGATGCGCATGGCAATTTCAATCGTTATCGGCAAGTCAGGATACCCATGTTCCGTCTGGAAGAACGAGACCATCATCAACGGTTCGGTTTTGCTAAAACGGCCGTTTTTCTCGAAGAAGAATGTAGTCATTTCAATATTCTGAAAGCTTTGCGGGAGGGGCGGTCACAGATCACTACCGGTCCACTGATCGACTGGAGTGTTAAAAGTGAATATAATTCAGCCATTACCGGGGGAACAGTGCTTGGTCCGTTCTTAACTATATCAATAAGGGCAGTGTCAAACCAGGAGTATGGTCCAATCAGGTCAATTAAATTGTTTACAGGGGAGGTTCACGGAAAAGAAAATCTTTTAAAAGAATATAACTATAATAAAATCTATGACTGCAACGAAGTTTATCTGTATAATACCACATCTAACAACTACCTGCGATGCGAAGTGCTAACGGATCTGGGTTTTTTTTCGTATTCCAATCCAATATGGATTAACCGGCGTGATTAAAATCATATTATTTATAATAAACTTACATTTAATTTTTTTAAAAAAAAACTTGCATCGCTTTTCTTAATTCTTTATACTCTTTAACCCTAAGTATAAGATACCCATACCTTGCACAGTATCACGTTATGACGGGGATAGTCGGCGTGATGACCCTTGTTTACATTGAATAAGTCATGTAAACATTAAATACGCTTCAACACACTAGATTTTAACTAATTCGACATTGGAAAAATTTTTTATGTTTCAGATAAAGATGGCGGAGGTGTCATGTTAAGTAGGTCTTTTGCAACTACTAAACCCCTATCATTAATTGTATTACTGTTTGGTTTGTCATTATTAGCTTCAACACAAGCTAATGCACAAGCTACTTGGTATTCTCAAGGTACCAATGCGTTCAGTACATTAGCCAATTGGAATAGTTCACCGGGTGGTGGTGGTAGCAATCCTACTGCTGGCGATCTAACGGACGGTAATAGTACCTTTATCATTCAAGGCAGTGATATTATTACTGTTGATCAAAACCTGACTGTTGATTCAATTGAAGTTCAAAGTAGTGGGACATTAAGATTTGACGATAATGGCCCTTATACAGTTACTTTGAATGCTGATTTCATAAACGACGGAACAGTTAATATAACTAATCCTGATGCGAATTCTGGCTTTTTTATTCATGTTATTGACTTGAATGCTGATTTTGTAAATTCAGGCACGTTTGATGGATCATTAGTAACCGGAAGTGCACCGAACAATATAGCAATAAGTGCAACTTTTACCAGTTCAACCCAATCGCAACTTATTGATATAAGTGCAGGGACGGTTACTTTCAACAATCTCACTATTAACAATTCCTTTGGCACTGTATCGACGGGATCAATTGGGATTACTGTTGGTGGTGCGTTAACAATTTCTTCAAATTTTACTTTGGGTACTGGCAATATTACACTTAATGGAAATGTTACGAAGAATGGTGGAACCCTTGATGCAACAACAAATTCATCTACTTTGATTTTTTCAGGAAGTGGAAATCGAACTGTGACAATTAATACGGACCAAACTTTTAATAACATTACTTTAAATAAAAGTTCAGGTTCATTTACGTTCGCTGGTTCTGGCGGAACTAGATCGTTTCAAGTTAACGGTACCTTTACAAGAACAGTTGGAAGCTTGTCATTGAGCTCGGCAACTTTTCGCTATGGTGCATCAGGCAGGTTAGTTTATGACGGGGGTTCAATTACAGTTGGTAATGAATGGCCAACCAGTTCTTCTGATGCACCATCTCAAATTCGATTTGCTCCCAATGCAAATGCAACCTATACGTTTAACAGTACTTATCCTGTTCCAAATAACGGCTATATAACCGTGGACGGAACATCGGGCGATCCATCTTTGACAGGAGGAGCCGGTGGAATCAGCTATGGCACAGGAACTGGATTAATTTATAATGGCACTAATACCCATACGGTAGGCAAGGAATGGATTTCTACGCATGTTGTAGACAGTCTTGTTCTTAACAATTCAGGTAATATAACCGTTTCATCAGGGCGCCGTTTTATTGGAAAAAAATTCGTACTAACGAATGGCGAATTGAAACAAGGAATTGCCGGTGATACTCTGTATGTGGGTGGATCGCTCGTTGGAGGATTGATAGGTGGTGGCGTTTATGATACTACCAATAAAAACGGGACTTTGGTTTTCAATGGCAATACTCGTCAGACTATTTCAGGAAGCGCAACCGTGTATCGGTTGCATGTGAACAAATCAGGCTCCAATGACACACTTGAAGTGCAAGCATCAGCTATAATAGTCAGAAGTTGGATTAATGTTGTTGATGGTGTTCTATTAGTAGGCGGCGGAGCATCTTTATCTGCGAATGATAGTATAGTTGTAAACAGCGGAGCCACCTTTGCTGTTTCTACAGACCCGTCAGCCGTTGCTAATCCGGGATTATTAAAACTTGTTGGTACCGGTCGTTATGCTACCGGTGGCAAAGCGATTAATGCAGATACTTTAAGTCTGGCTTTAACCAGTACTTTGGTTTTCAATGGTATTGGACTGCAAGAAACCATGCCTGATACCAATATTACTTTTGGCAATATTGAAATGGCTAATGCCAGTGGATTAAAAGTAGCTATAGGTCGAACAGTGGTTGTGGCCGGTGATATTACGTTTACCGCAAACGGAAAACTGCAAACAGGTTCTTTGAATTCAGCTGGAACTTTGGAGTTATATGGAACTGTCTCGGGAAGTAATAGTAGCCGATATATTGACGGACCACTGCGTCGGCGTATTACCAATAATTCATCTTATAGTTATCCTGTTGGTCGTGCTTCGAGTTATCGTCCGGCAAATTTTCAATATCAAAATTTCGGCGGTGGCTCCAATGAAGTTATTGAAATCGAATATCTGAATACGGCTCCTCCCGGGCAAACAAACGAGCCTTCCGGGGTTATTTCAATTTCAGGCGGAGGATATTATACAGTCAAATCAATCAGTGGAACACGACCAACCAGCAAAACGTTAAACATTACTTTGCGCTACACTGATTCAGGGTTTATGCCGGATTCACGTAACCGTATTGTTCGCCAGATTGCCGCGAGCACGACTGATCCTGCTTATGAACTCCTGACCGGTGAAACGCTTGATGAACCGAATGACGATATTACAGTGAATGGAGTCAGCGATATTCCAACAAACGATGGTGTATTTGCATTTGGCGCCGGTGGTGCAACGGTGAAATGGGATAACGGGCAAGGCGACGGTTTGTGGACAAGTCAATTGAATTGGGATGGAAATACGGTACCGGGTTCTCTAGATTCAGTTGTTTTAGATAATTCAATCGTTACAGGCAATTATACCGTCACACTCAGTGGAACGACTGCACAAAATGTTTTGGCTTTAACAATCGGTGACGATGGTGCAAATACTGTAGCATTAAATATTACCAACACCAACGGAACGCCTTTGTCTTTTTATCACGCAACTTCACTGACCGGTTTGAGAGTTTTGTCTGACGGTACATTGACGATCAACGGGACGACCGGAGGTTTAGGATTTATCAATAACGCCGGCGTGAATTTCGAAAACAGTTCGACATTCAATATTACAACCGGTACCGGTTTCAGTACTTCCGGAGCGCAAGTTTTTGGCGCAACAAGCAACACAACTATTTCCTCAACGACTGTTTCAGCTGATGTGAAAGGTTCCAATTTCGGTAATCTGACTTTGAGTCCTTCTTCCGGAACTTTGAATTGGGATGCAAATTTTCAGGCTCAAGGCAATGTCACCGTCACGATTGCTACGGTCGTGGTAAATACCGATGCCACGCCTCAGACAGCCAGTATCGGCGGTAACCTGAATGCGAATGGCGGTACGTTTACGCTGAATAACGGTTCAGCTGATCAGGATCTGACAATTACCGGCAATATCAGTGTTGCGGGCGGAGTTCTGAACCTAACCACGTCATCCGGTAGTGGCAATATCGGTGCAACTAATCTGAATATTTCTTCCGGAACTTTCCGTATGGTCAATGGCGGCGGCGGATCGCCTGTATTAACGTTGTCGGGAGACTATAATCAGACAAACGGTACTTTTACATCCATATCGGCCGGTACGCCGACATTGAACGTCGCCGGT of bacterium contains these proteins:
- a CDS encoding CehA/McbA family metallohydrolase, which produces MLDLNLLESLSALTGIFLLYPETHYVFRFLPFSRYKKREPEILADAPYRLEPGLDLPLLVMIKDAHRYPIELKRLFVKLSGHASERTFEFPLSTTVNVPMWHQVVTIPVEDAFRGHVMRVDCEITYTLDGVVKKTYNDNFEGLSHSALTVFCADEKLPAIKGWKVGDVHYHSSYTDDQVEFGAPLDAAGAMAEAIGLSFFAATDHSYDLDDCTDNYLENDPALPKWLAQQKEIQEWNTRHKECIIIPGEEVSCANMAGRNIHALVLGHPQFLPGSGDSAEKWFYTDAELSVADLARRAPEAVIIAAHPQDRASWLEKFFIRRGRWTDDDVRTDGVHGLQILNGIDNEAFADGLRQWIRLLLKGEKLFICAGNDAHGNFNRYRQVRIPMFRLEERDHHQRFGFAKTAVFLEEECSHFNILKALREGRSQITTGPLIDWSVKSEYNSAITGGTVLGPFLTISIRAVSNQEYGPIRSIKLFTGEVHGKENLLKEYNYNKIYDCNEVYLYNTTSNNYLRCEVLTDLGFFSYSNPIWINRRD
- a CDS encoding T9SS type A sorting domain-containing protein, which codes for MLSRSFATTKPLSLIVLLFGLSLLASTQANAQATWYSQGTNAFSTLANWNSSPGGGGSNPTAGDLTDGNSTFIIQGSDIITVDQNLTVDSIEVQSSGTLRFDDNGPYTVTLNADFINDGTVNITNPDANSGFFIHVIDLNADFVNSGTFDGSLVTGSAPNNIAISATFTSSTQSQLIDISAGTVTFNNLTINNSFGTVSTGSIGITVGGALTISSNFTLGTGNITLNGNVTKNGGTLDATTNSSTLIFSGSGNRTVTINTDQTFNNITLNKSSGSFTFAGSGGTRSFQVNGTFTRTVGSLSLSSATFRYGASGRLVYDGGSITVGNEWPTSSSDAPSQIRFAPNANATYTFNSTYPVPNNGYITVDGTSGDPSLTGGAGGISYGTGTGLIYNGTNTHTVGKEWISTHVVDSLVLNNSGNITVSSGRRFIGKKFVLTNGELKQGIAGDTLYVGGSLVGGLIGGGVYDTTNKNGTLVFNGNTRQTISGSATVYRLHVNKSGSNDTLEVQASAIIVRSWINVVDGVLLVGGGASLSANDSIVVNSGATFAVSTDPSAVANPGLLKLVGTGRYATGGKAINADTLSLALTSTLVFNGIGLQETMPDTNITFGNIEMANASGLKVAIGRTVVVAGDITFTANGKLQTGSLNSAGTLELYGTVSGSNSSRYIDGPLRRRITNNSSYSYPVGRASSYRPANFQYQNFGGGSNEVIEIEYLNTAPPGQTNEPSGVISISGGGYYTVKSISGTRPTSKTLNITLRYTDSGFMPDSRNRIVRQIAASTTDPAYELLTGETLDEPNDDITVNGVSDIPTNDGVFAFGAGGATVKWDNGQGDGLWTSQLNWDGNTVPGSLDSVVLDNSIVTGNYTVTLSGTTAQNVLALTIGDDGANTVALNITNTNGTPLSFYHATSLTGLRVLSDGTLTINGTTGGLGFINNAGVNFENSSTFNITTGTGFSTSGAQVFGATSNTTISSTTVSADVKGSNFGNLTLSPSSGTLNWDANFQAQGNVTVTIATVVVNTDATPQTASIGGNLNANGGTFTLNNGSADQDLTITGNISVAGGVLNLTTSSGSGNIGATNLNISSGTFRMVNGGGGSPVLTLSGDYNQTNGTFTSISAGTPTLNVAGNFTASGGTFTHTNGAFVFNGNSQQTINSAATFNNLTFNNTRAGMNPDDIDVLANLTVNGTLTLTDGIVDMNANIMILNAAAVSTVAGSTSFVNGQMRRFFSNTANNLTFHTGKDTLYRPVTISGTVTGNPHILVNQIEIGNFIPLTTGLSGALVKVSRIRNWQVTYTANGGTFATPIVTLSYNNAGRQTTSDGVYPITGAAVATDVSIAHQPNQTGLWLDLEGNLVGTFTNGSSGTVASVNALAFVSGQTDLFTFGATNSDVSLPVELSQFEAYEMEKLGQVKLQWKTESEVDNAYWLVQRKKGNADFETIANIKGQGSKTSATMYEFVDLEIIAGDTLTYRLADVSYAGTITYHESKDVAVSMPSKFELLQNYPNPFNPVTTIGYKLPQSTKVSISVYNVLGQKVRDLVREVKDAGTHRVVWDGRNDAGVQVASGIYIYRLEAGQFRTTRKMFFIK